The proteins below come from a single Desulfonatronovibrio hydrogenovorans DSM 9292 genomic window:
- the miaB gene encoding tRNA (N6-isopentenyl adenosine(37)-C2)-methylthiotransferase MiaB, with protein sequence MKYHILTFGCQMNVADSGWLDRSLTSMGYEKTPDEDQADFFIVNTCSVREKPEQKVYSLLGRLKEFQEKKPWVFACVGGCVAQQVGNFFFQRFPFVRLVFGTDGLAMVPAALQRLEKDEHLKISLLDFQDLYPERTNHWPDKLGPQAFVNIMQGCDNFCAYCIVPYTRGRQKSRSSAEILRECRELVDRGVKEITLLGQNVNSYGQDKDGQEISFARLLREVDRINDLKRLRFTTSHPKDMSPEVIKVFGELETLCPQLHLPLQSGSDDILKSMGRKYTSSKYLDLVEALRSVCPDLALTTDLIVGFPGETDTDFQQTLNVMNKVGFDSCFSFKYSDRPGVRSSLMQPKVSEQEKTLRLDILQQLQEEWTRKRLESRVGRKDLVLIEAPSKMQKAGTRSWKGRDLGGRVVNVGLDSSDDLTGKILEVAVIRAKKHSLEGEVIR encoded by the coding sequence ATGAAGTATCATATTCTTACTTTCGGCTGCCAGATGAATGTGGCTGACTCCGGCTGGCTGGACCGCTCCCTGACCAGCATGGGATATGAAAAAACACCGGACGAAGACCAGGCTGATTTTTTCATTGTCAATACCTGCAGTGTAAGGGAAAAGCCAGAGCAGAAAGTCTACAGTCTGCTGGGCAGGCTCAAGGAATTTCAGGAAAAAAAACCTTGGGTTTTTGCCTGTGTGGGCGGATGCGTGGCCCAGCAGGTGGGAAACTTTTTTTTCCAACGCTTTCCCTTTGTCCGGCTGGTCTTTGGAACGGACGGTCTGGCTATGGTGCCAGCAGCCCTGCAGCGTCTGGAAAAAGATGAACACCTGAAGATCAGCCTTCTGGACTTTCAAGATCTGTACCCGGAGCGGACCAACCACTGGCCGGACAAACTTGGCCCTCAGGCCTTTGTCAACATCATGCAGGGCTGTGATAATTTCTGCGCTTACTGCATTGTGCCCTATACCAGGGGCAGGCAGAAATCCCGCTCTTCAGCGGAAATCTTAAGGGAGTGCCGGGAACTTGTGGATCGGGGGGTCAAGGAAATCACCCTGCTGGGCCAAAACGTCAACAGCTACGGCCAGGACAAAGACGGGCAGGAAATCTCCTTTGCCCGCCTGCTGCGGGAGGTGGACCGAATTAACGACTTAAAAAGGCTTCGCTTTACCACCTCCCATCCCAAAGACATGAGCCCGGAGGTGATAAAGGTCTTTGGAGAGCTGGAGACCCTGTGCCCGCAACTTCACCTGCCATTGCAGTCCGGATCCGATGACATCTTGAAATCCATGGGCAGGAAGTATACCTCCAGTAAATACCTGGATCTGGTTGAAGCCCTGCGTTCTGTATGCCCGGACCTGGCCCTGACCACGGATCTGATTGTGGGCTTTCCTGGTGAAACTGACACGGATTTTCAGCAGACCCTGAACGTAATGAACAAAGTGGGCTTTGATTCCTGTTTTTCATTCAAATACTCGGACCGGCCAGGGGTGCGTTCCAGCCTGATGCAGCCCAAGGTGTCTGAACAGGAAAAAACCCTGAGGCTGGACATTCTGCAGCAATTACAGGAAGAATGGACCAGGAAAAGGCTGGAGAGCAGGGTCGGCCGGAAAGACCTGGTGCTCATCGAAGCCCCGAGTAAAATGCAGAAAGCCGGAACCAGGTCCTGGAAGGGACGGGACTTGGGAGGCCGGGTGGTTAACGTGGGTCTGGACAGCAGTGACGACTTGACCGGTAAAATCCTGGAAGTAGCTGTTATCAGGGCCAAGAAACATTCCCTGGAGGGAGAGGTGATTAGATGA
- a CDS encoding HAMP domain-containing sensor histidine kinase, protein MKIRQVFSRMSITSRLLAWSLSLMVIFGLIIGYFSHGIRDLVSTTDGIVNKDFEVVAITEQLVDTTLLFVENRRKYEILGRQEYHLASLEHLKSFERLLTSLPRGTGLPELEQGLEIMGLSRMDGSEAVEISLPSEEALSAWIQSVTTLRAGYLDRINNRMQRMYDRGVQAQRLGFTGFVLVTLVGLLGSLIIAYFLNRSMREFRKSISAMSLSEDFKPVRVGSYGELGELAKAYNRMGIRLKQEEEMRSRFISMLSHEIRTPLTSIRESINLVRDGVAGSSSVDQARFLEIAHKETIRLSDLLQRLMQASSLESGKIRLEPVRVKAYELFEEAVERIRPVAEAGRVDIKVTTPKTSTILHADPSHIQQVLFNLLGNAVKFSPAGSQIILGASIGSGSRDLVVCVVDQGPGIPEEEEDLVFERYYRGKNISNMTDGAGLGLNISRHIIRAHGGELWLEKNSSSGCVFCFNLPAEADQDG, encoded by the coding sequence ATGAAAATCAGACAGGTTTTCTCAAGAATGAGCATCACTTCCAGGCTGCTGGCCTGGTCTCTGTCTCTGATGGTGATTTTCGGCCTGATCATCGGCTATTTTTCCCATGGCATCCGGGATCTGGTCTCCACCACCGATGGTATCGTGAACAAGGATTTCGAGGTGGTGGCCATCACTGAACAACTGGTGGACACTACCCTGCTTTTTGTGGAAAACAGAAGAAAATATGAGATCCTGGGCCGGCAGGAGTATCATCTGGCGTCCCTGGAACATCTCAAGTCCTTTGAGCGCCTTTTGACCAGTCTGCCCCGTGGAACCGGCCTGCCTGAGCTGGAACAGGGTCTGGAGATAATGGGTCTGAGCCGGATGGATGGTTCAGAGGCAGTGGAAATCAGCCTTCCCAGCGAAGAAGCCTTGTCAGCCTGGATCCAGAGTGTCACCACCCTGCGGGCCGGATATCTGGACCGGATAAATAACAGGATGCAGAGGATGTATGACCGGGGGGTGCAGGCCCAGCGTCTTGGGTTCACCGGATTCGTGCTGGTCACCCTGGTGGGACTGCTTGGAAGTCTGATCATTGCCTATTTTTTGAACCGGTCCATGCGTGAATTCAGGAAAAGTATCTCAGCCATGAGTTTGAGTGAGGATTTCAAGCCGGTCAGGGTAGGTTCATATGGAGAGTTGGGGGAGCTGGCCAAGGCTTACAACAGGATGGGGATCAGGCTCAAACAGGAAGAAGAAATGCGGTCCAGGTTCATATCCATGTTGAGCCATGAGATCAGGACGCCCCTGACCAGCATCAGGGAGTCCATTAACCTGGTCAGGGATGGAGTGGCTGGGAGCAGTTCCGTGGATCAGGCCAGATTCCTGGAAATCGCCCACAAGGAAACCATCAGGCTGTCTGATTTGCTCCAGCGCCTGATGCAGGCCTCAAGTCTGGAGTCCGGAAAGATCAGACTTGAACCGGTCCGGGTAAAGGCTTATGAACTGTTTGAGGAGGCTGTAGAAAGGATCAGGCCGGTAGCTGAAGCCGGAAGGGTGGACATAAAAGTAACCACGCCAAAGACAAGCACAATTCTACATGCTGACCCCAGCCATATCCAGCAGGTGCTCTTTAATCTGCTGGGAAACGCAGTGAAATTTTCCCCGGCCGGGAGTCAAATTATCCTTGGCGCGTCAATTGGTTCCGGGAGCAGGGACCTTGTGGTCTGTGTTGTTGACCAGGGCCCTGGAATACCTGAAGAAGAAGAGGATCTGGTGTTTGAAAGATACTACCGGGGCAAAAACATCAGCAACATGACCGACGGGGCCGGGCTGGGCCTGAATATATCCAGGCATATCATCAGGGCGCATGGAGGTGAATTGTGGCTGGAAAAAAATTCTTCATCCGGCTGCGTATTCTGCTTTAACCTCCCGGCTGAAGCCGATCAGGACGGATAA
- a CDS encoding aminoglycoside phosphotransferase family protein, with amino-acid sequence MLEMKLENLENYLRSILDGKIELTGIGEIGSLDEQGMKDFGYGKPMLINFRQDGKPVQAVLSAMKGDRYGHQFYWDRAAILMFQYETGGLMKHHVRPMGLGYVDGSGRLVPVKDVNEFFILNEKVEGKDYFLDLERIKSGQLLERDIGLTAEFALWLADLHSAKSPEKDLYHRRIRQLIGDSECIFGLIDAYPHPFEHFPEKRFIDLEKKLIEWRWKLRRYDHRLSEVHGDFHPWNVLIREDGGFSVLDRSRGQWGEPADDVSTMTCNYLLYSLYSGPRLSGDFEQLYRTLWDTYLDKTNDREILEVVAPFYVFRGLVIASPEWYPGHPLEVRQALFRFLENILEEDVFDYQNINKYLQG; translated from the coding sequence ATGCTGGAAATGAAGCTGGAAAACCTGGAAAATTACTTAAGATCCATCCTGGACGGCAAGATCGAACTGACTGGTATCGGAGAAATTGGATCCCTGGACGAACAGGGGATGAAGGACTTTGGATACGGCAAGCCCATGCTGATCAATTTCAGACAGGACGGGAAACCCGTCCAGGCCGTGCTTTCAGCCATGAAGGGTGACCGGTACGGGCATCAGTTCTACTGGGACCGGGCCGCAATCCTCATGTTCCAGTATGAAACCGGTGGCCTGATGAAGCATCATGTCCGGCCCATGGGTCTGGGCTATGTGGATGGATCAGGCCGGCTGGTCCCGGTCAAGGACGTCAATGAATTCTTCATCCTCAACGAAAAGGTCGAGGGTAAGGACTACTTCCTGGATCTGGAACGGATTAAATCCGGACAACTTCTGGAAAGGGATATAGGTCTGACTGCTGAATTCGCCCTGTGGCTGGCTGACCTTCACTCAGCCAAAAGCCCGGAAAAAGACCTCTACCACCGCAGGATCCGGCAGCTTATCGGTGATTCCGAATGCATATTCGGCCTCATCGATGCCTATCCCCATCCCTTTGAGCACTTTCCTGAAAAAAGATTCATTGATCTGGAAAAAAAACTCATTGAATGGCGCTGGAAGCTTCGCAGGTATGACCACCGTCTGAGTGAAGTCCACGGAGATTTTCACCCCTGGAATGTGCTCATCCGGGAGGATGGCGGTTTTTCCGTGCTGGACCGCAGCCGGGGACAATGGGGAGAACCGGCTGACGATGTATCCACCATGACCTGCAATTATCTGCTCTACTCCCTTTATTCCGGTCCCAGGCTTTCAGGAGACTTTGAACAGCTGTACCGGACCCTCTGGGACACCTATCTGGACAAGACCAATGACCGGGAGATCCTGGAAGTTGTAGCCCCTTTTTATGTCTTCAGGGGGCTGGTCATAGCTTCGCCTGAATGGTATCCAGGGCACCCCCTGGAAGTCAGGCAGGCCCTTTTCCGATTCCTGGAAAATATCCTGGAGGAAGATGTCTTTGATTACCAGAACATCAACAAATATCTCCAGGGATGA
- a CDS encoding bifunctional nuclease family protein, with translation MMIKMEIFGLAMDEKTNMPLVILKDSEDKYILPIWIGALEAMAISLPLKGMSMPRPMTHDLFLDTLNQLDAKLLHVEISEIKDSTYYAILVMAKGDEELRIDSRPSDAIAMAVRAKIPILVNKTILEQIMKEQDGDYQVVLNDEEGKKWTEILEKYNLDDIKYKM, from the coding sequence ATGATGATCAAAATGGAAATATTCGGACTGGCAATGGATGAAAAGACCAACATGCCCCTGGTCATCCTCAAGGACAGCGAAGACAAGTACATTCTGCCCATCTGGATCGGAGCCCTGGAGGCCATGGCCATCTCTCTGCCCCTCAAAGGCATGTCCATGCCCAGGCCCATGACCCACGATCTCTTTCTGGATACCTTGAATCAGCTGGATGCCAAGCTGCTGCACGTTGAAATCAGTGAAATCAAGGATTCCACATATTATGCCATCCTGGTCATGGCCAAAGGAGATGAGGAGCTGAGGATCGACAGCCGGCCCTCGGACGCCATAGCCATGGCGGTCCGGGCCAAAATTCCCATCCTGGTCAACAAGACCATCCTGGAACAGATCATGAAGGAGCAGGACGGAGACTATCAGGTGGTCTTAAACGACGAGGAAGGCAAAAAATGGACCGAAATCCTGGAAAAGTACAATCTGGATGACATAAAGTACAAGATGTAA
- a CDS encoding adenylyl-sulfate kinase yields the protein MTNISSPPAEGFAVWFTGLPGSGKSSISRKVSQELKKAGIDAVHLQMDQRRKVYFPHPRYTSEERSRAYQLFAEEGADLAGQGRFVVMDATAPRKSMRDLARKLISRFAEIHVSCSLETAMKREGSRPEGLVMADLYAKALERKNTGRDFPGLGQVIGVDLAFEKDPQAELVIENDQLSLDQAVQQAMDFILNHFIQH from the coding sequence GTGACAAACATCAGTTCACCCCCTGCTGAAGGCTTTGCTGTCTGGTTCACCGGTCTGCCCGGATCCGGAAAGAGCAGCATCAGCAGAAAAGTGTCCCAAGAGCTGAAAAAAGCGGGAATAGATGCAGTCCACCTGCAGATGGACCAGCGCCGCAAGGTTTACTTTCCTCATCCCCGGTACACTTCTGAAGAAAGAAGCAGGGCTTACCAGCTCTTTGCTGAAGAAGGTGCTGATCTGGCCGGGCAGGGCAGGTTCGTGGTAATGGATGCCACAGCTCCCAGAAAATCCATGCGGGATCTGGCCAGAAAACTTATTTCCCGCTTTGCTGAAATCCATGTGTCTTGTTCCCTGGAAACAGCCATGAAGCGGGAAGGCAGCCGGCCCGAAGGTCTGGTCATGGCCGACCTTTACGCCAAGGCCCTGGAAAGGAAGAATACCGGCCGGGACTTCCCCGGACTTGGCCAGGTCATAGGGGTTGATCTTGCTTTTGAAAAAGATCCCCAGGCCGAACTGGTCATTGAAAACGACCAGCTAAGCCTTGACCAGGCTGTTCAGCAGGCCATGGATTTCATCCTGAACCATTTCATCCAGCATTGA
- the cutA gene encoding divalent-cation tolerance protein CutA has protein sequence MQYSFVYITASDLAEAENIGQVLVREKLAACVNIFQGMKSIYMWQGKLEESREAVLLAKTREDLREKLLARVKDVHSYECPCVVFIPVAGGNPEFLEWIGLQTTS, from the coding sequence ATGCAGTACTCATTTGTCTATATAACCGCATCAGACCTTGCAGAGGCAGAAAATATCGGTCAGGTCCTGGTCAGGGAAAAGCTGGCTGCCTGCGTCAATATTTTCCAGGGCATGAAGTCCATTTACATGTGGCAGGGAAAACTGGAAGAATCCAGAGAAGCCGTGCTCCTGGCCAAGACCAGGGAAGATCTCAGGGAAAAACTCCTGGCCAGAGTCAAGGACGTGCACAGCTATGAATGTCCTTGCGTGGTCTTTATTCCTGTAGCTGGAGGAAATCCTGAGTTTCTGGAATGGATTGGTCTCCAGACCACTTCCTGA
- a CDS encoding histidinol phosphate phosphatase domain-containing protein, translating into MIDLHMHTVYSDGELIPAELARRAKVAGYRAVAFTDHADHSNVEHILAGMLKMVHDYSLYAEIDILAGVELTHVPPALIPDMTARARQLGAQIVIVHGETIVEPVAPGTNHAAIMAGVDILAHPGLITPQDVELAAEKNVCLEITTRKGHSLTNGHVTSLARKHQARLVINNDAHSPGDLVDRDMRRNIALGAGMSEDEYLRAEQNSVDILARIRSRAK; encoded by the coding sequence TTGATAGATTTGCATATGCATACCGTCTACAGCGACGGTGAGCTGATCCCGGCCGAGCTGGCCAGGAGGGCCAAAGTGGCTGGATACCGGGCAGTAGCCTTTACAGACCATGCTGACCACTCCAATGTTGAGCACATCCTGGCCGGGATGCTCAAGATGGTCCATGACTACTCCCTGTACGCTGAAATCGATATCCTGGCAGGGGTTGAACTGACCCATGTCCCTCCGGCCCTTATCCCGGATATGACTGCCAGGGCCCGCCAGCTTGGGGCCCAGATCGTCATAGTCCACGGCGAAACCATTGTTGAGCCGGTTGCCCCCGGGACCAACCACGCTGCCATCATGGCCGGGGTGGACATCCTGGCCCATCCAGGGCTCATCACGCCCCAGGACGTGGAACTGGCGGCTGAAAAAAACGTCTGTCTGGAAATAACCACCAGAAAAGGCCACAGTTTGACCAACGGCCATGTCACCAGCCTGGCCAGAAAGCATCAGGCCAGACTGGTCATCAACAATGACGCCCATTCCCCCGGGGACCTGGTGGACAGGGACATGCGCCGCAACATCGCTCTGGGAGCCGGAATGAGCGAAGATGAGTATCTTCGGGCTGAACAGAATTCTGTGGATATCCTGGCCCGGATAAGGAGCAGAGCCAAGTGA
- a CDS encoding inactive transglutaminase family protein, with protein sequence MLHNNRTTIIIALLICLVAGSIFFYKSNRLGLPVTSDQTVDLWNIEVRISFEAPPGPTQVKTVIPMSLPGYRLIGEDFISGSYGLSVESNDLNRYAHWTVRRAQGHQSLYYRIQLIKSPDIELQDTELPLPPQVPDYGDMEKAAAMAILEEARRSSADVATFVREFLKRFNDPNPSENYRFFLRQASSPMERVLLQKHILAGARIPTRIIQGFVPVDGSRSLELTPWLQVHNGTRWLTFNPETSEQGLPPGFLTWQVGGDPVVAAQGANSIRTTFSASRIPENLLALANDQAGQNRSFLVKYSFLNLPLHIQNLYKTVLLIPLGALLVVFMRNVVGVPTFGTFMPVLIALAFKETNLIMGLTLFLIIMALGMTLRSGLDKLRLLLVPRLASVLILVIMSMAAISLISHHAGIPSGLSAAMFPMVILAMTIERMSIVWEESGPFDALGQALGSMAVAVMGFWIFQNSFLEHLFFVFPELILVVLAGCILLGRYTGYRAAELFRFRTA encoded by the coding sequence ATGCTCCACAATAACCGCACAACCATCATCATAGCCCTTCTGATCTGCCTGGTGGCTGGATCAATTTTTTTCTACAAATCCAACCGGCTTGGTCTTCCAGTTACCAGCGACCAGACCGTGGATCTGTGGAACATTGAGGTCAGAATCAGCTTTGAAGCACCCCCAGGACCCACTCAGGTCAAAACGGTCATTCCCATGTCACTGCCGGGATACCGACTCATAGGAGAAGACTTCATTTCCGGCAGCTACGGGCTGAGCGTTGAATCCAACGATCTGAACCGCTACGCCCACTGGACCGTGCGCAGAGCCCAGGGTCATCAGTCCCTGTATTACCGCATCCAGCTGATAAAGTCCCCTGACATTGAGCTTCAGGATACCGAGCTTCCCCTGCCTCCTCAGGTCCCTGACTACGGAGACATGGAAAAGGCTGCTGCCATGGCCATACTGGAGGAAGCCAGGAGATCCTCTGCTGATGTCGCCACCTTTGTCCGGGAATTTCTGAAAAGATTCAATGATCCCAATCCATCGGAAAACTACCGTTTTTTTCTCAGACAAGCATCCAGTCCCATGGAGCGGGTACTCCTGCAAAAGCACATCCTGGCCGGAGCCAGAATTCCCACCAGAATTATTCAGGGCTTTGTCCCGGTGGATGGCAGCAGGTCCCTGGAACTCACCCCCTGGCTTCAGGTCCACAACGGGACCAGGTGGCTGACTTTCAACCCAGAAACAAGTGAGCAGGGACTGCCTCCAGGCTTCCTGACCTGGCAGGTAGGTGGTGATCCTGTGGTAGCAGCCCAGGGAGCCAACAGTATCAGAACCACCTTTTCCGCCTCCAGAATACCTGAAAATCTGCTGGCCCTGGCCAATGACCAGGCTGGCCAGAACAGATCTTTCTTGGTCAAATACTCGTTCTTGAATCTGCCCCTGCATATCCAGAACCTGTACAAGACAGTGCTTCTGATTCCCCTGGGGGCCCTGCTGGTGGTTTTCATGCGCAATGTCGTGGGGGTGCCCACCTTTGGGACCTTCATGCCTGTTCTGATTGCCCTGGCTTTTAAGGAGACCAACCTCATAATGGGCCTGACTCTGTTTTTGATCATCATGGCCCTGGGGATGACCCTGCGCTCTGGCCTGGATAAGCTGCGGCTGCTTCTTGTGCCGCGCCTTGCCTCGGTCCTGATCCTGGTCATCATGTCCATGGCCGCCATAAGCCTGATTTCCCATCATGCCGGAATACCCAGTGGACTCTCTGCAGCCATGTTTCCCATGGTTATTCTGGCCATGACCATTGAACGGATGTCCATTGTGTGGGAGGAAAGCGGACCATTTGATGCCCTGGGCCAGGCCCTGGGAAGCATGGCCGTTGCAGTAATGGGTTTCTGGATATTTCAAAACAGTTTTCTGGAACACCTGTTTTTTGTTTTTCCTGAACTGATCCTGGTTGTCCTGGCCGGATGCATCCTCCTGGGCAGATACACAGGATACAGGGCTGCTGAGCTCTTTCGGTTCAGGACAGCCTGA
- a CDS encoding response regulator: MSDKVLLVDDDPQFLEIFEAILSRHFNIQAASGPEQGLEILSSDNSFQVIVADLYMQPMDGIEFLYRAQKLVPAASGILITGHPSLDKIIQAVNKTRIFGIFAKSDPVSQLVSRIRQGIQASGPARPGKHSAKVSLSRDELIFLQTFPFSHSKE; the protein is encoded by the coding sequence ATGTCGGACAAAGTTCTTCTGGTGGACGATGATCCCCAATTTCTGGAAATCTTTGAAGCAATCCTTAGCAGACACTTCAACATCCAGGCTGCATCAGGCCCTGAACAGGGTCTGGAAATCCTGAGCAGCGACAACTCATTCCAGGTGATAGTGGCCGATCTCTACATGCAGCCCATGGACGGCATTGAATTTCTCTACCGGGCCCAAAAGCTTGTCCCTGCTGCATCGGGTATCCTTATCACCGGCCACCCCAGCCTGGACAAAATCATCCAGGCCGTAAACAAAACCAGAATTTTCGGCATTTTTGCAAAAAGCGATCCCGTATCCCAGCTTGTAAGCAGGATTCGCCAGGGAATCCAGGCTTCAGGACCAGCCAGGCCAGGAAAGCATTCAGCTAAGGTCTCCCTTTCCCGGGACGAATTGATTTTCTTACAGACCTTTCCTTTTTCACACTCCAAAGAGTAA
- a CDS encoding RimK/LysX family protein, with translation MNNIRFFNLLLPMILIFLLRPDPAWTEQESHLLIMGWVEKTRLLPDGPFLKAKLDTGARTSSMHARDIEPFEKDGQKMVRFTVDAQCARTGEKQVLQFEKPLKRNVLIRQHQRDPMPRPVVVMDFCLGGTVHSAQFSLTDRSGFNYPVLLGRIFLEDVALVDSGSTGLMSQVCPGP, from the coding sequence ATGAACAACATTCGCTTTTTCAATCTGCTGCTGCCCATGATCCTCATTTTCCTGCTCCGGCCAGATCCGGCCTGGACAGAGCAGGAAAGCCATTTGCTCATTATGGGGTGGGTGGAAAAAACCAGGCTCCTGCCTGACGGCCCTTTTCTGAAGGCCAAGCTGGACACCGGAGCCCGGACATCTTCCATGCATGCCCGGGACATTGAACCTTTTGAAAAAGATGGCCAAAAAATGGTCCGGTTCACTGTAGATGCCCAGTGCGCAAGGACTGGAGAAAAACAGGTTCTTCAATTTGAGAAACCCCTCAAAAGAAATGTGCTCATCCGCCAGCACCAGCGCGACCCCATGCCCAGGCCTGTGGTTGTCATGGATTTCTGTCTGGGCGGCACAGTCCATTCTGCCCAGTTTTCCCTTACTGACCGCTCAGGGTTCAACTATCCGGTTTTGCTGGGCAGGATATTTCTGGAAGATGTAGCTCTGGTGGACTCAGGCTCCACCGGTCTGATGTCCCAGGTCTGTCCCGGACCGTGA
- a CDS encoding alpha-L-glutamate ligase-like protein, which translates to MIATPGRLKKLGILGMNRRNADFILPFNPRRNYPLVDDKVLTKDLAGQAGLAVPRLFGVVDSNYQLRKLAELLADLDSFVIKPSRGSGGNGILVAQSRQGSHFFKPDGSVLDLNRIKYHAANIISGMYSLGGIMDKAMIEYRVRFDPIFREISFQGVPDIRVIVFKGVPVMSMLRLPTRLSSGRANLHQGAIGVGVDISSGTTLKAVWKNRPITRHPDTAAPLKSITIPCWDEILLNAAQSREIAGLDYLGVDIVLDAELGPLILEFNVRPGLAIQLANGQGLAPRLEKIQSLPAIPEDPEERVVLTRTLFCPDPES; encoded by the coding sequence ATGATCGCAACACCCGGCAGACTGAAAAAACTTGGGATTCTTGGAATGAACAGGCGTAACGCCGATTTCATCCTGCCCTTTAACCCCCGCCGGAATTATCCCCTGGTGGACGACAAGGTCCTGACCAAGGATCTGGCTGGCCAGGCCGGTCTGGCAGTTCCCAGGCTTTTCGGGGTGGTGGACTCCAACTATCAGCTCAGGAAACTTGCAGAACTGCTGGCTGACCTGGACAGTTTTGTGATTAAGCCTTCCAGGGGCAGTGGCGGCAACGGTATCCTGGTGGCCCAGTCCCGCCAGGGCAGCCATTTTTTCAAACCTGACGGAAGCGTTCTTGACCTGAACAGGATCAAGTACCACGCAGCCAATATCATCAGCGGGATGTACAGTCTGGGAGGGATTATGGATAAGGCCATGATCGAATACAGGGTCAGGTTTGATCCGATATTCAGGGAAATCAGCTTTCAGGGTGTGCCTGACATCCGGGTAATCGTGTTCAAGGGGGTCCCGGTCATGAGCATGCTCAGACTGCCCACCAGACTTTCTTCAGGCAGGGCCAACCTGCACCAGGGCGCCATAGGTGTCGGGGTGGACATTTCTTCGGGAACCACCCTCAAGGCGGTCTGGAAAAACAGACCCATAACCCGTCATCCAGACACGGCAGCCCCTCTGAAATCCATCACCATCCCCTGCTGGGATGAAATCCTGCTCAATGCGGCCCAGTCTCGGGAAATCGCAGGTCTGGACTATCTCGGAGTGGATATTGTGCTTGATGCGGAACTGGGACCGCTGATCCTTGAATTCAATGTCAGGCCTGGTCTGGCCATTCAGCTGGCCAATGGTCAGGGTCTGGCTCCAAGGCTGGAAAAAATTCAATCCCTGCCAGCCATTCCGGAAGACCCGGAAGAGAGGGTCGTGCTGACCAGGACGCTGTTTTGTCCTGATCCTGAGTCGTGA